In a genomic window of Quercus lobata isolate SW786 chromosome 4, ValleyOak3.0 Primary Assembly, whole genome shotgun sequence:
- the LOC115985079 gene encoding ubiquitin carboxyl-terminal hydrolase 12-like produces the protein MVLNKEDFDKPKSEVMGSKSTEEFAITRTARHFRPTHFLLKIQSYSLLCETGVEKYESGVFEAGGHKWRLSLYPKGNKKMNGTDHISLYLSIVDTEKYSLGWEVYATFKLFVFDQIRDKFLTIQDAEGTIRRFHDIKMEWGFDKFLPLDSFNNLPNGYLVNDCCVFGAEVFVHERSAKRDYLSMIKEPSNRIMTWKIENYSTQQDKVPIYSRIYVVGDLKWKLLVYPKGIHDGANKAISVFLYSVDCVTPDLKIFAEFKLRIKDQINHKHAEEKTKYWFSAAFSDWGFSQLLLRKDLEDKGFLVDDTLIVEAEIMVMSIAK, from the exons ATGGTTTTGAATAAAGAGGATTTCGACAAACCAAAATCTGAAGTCATGGGATCCAAGTCTACCGAGGAATTCG CAATCACAAGAACAGCAAGACATTTTCGTCCAACTCATTTCTTACTTAAAATACAATCATACTCTTTATTGTGCGAGACTGGGGTGGAAAAATACGAGTCTGGTGTTTTTGAAGCTGGGGGGCACAAATG GAGGTTGTCTCTCTATCCAAAAGGAAACAAGAAAATGAATGGGACTGATCACATCTCCCTTTATTTGTCAATAGTTGATACAGAAAAGTATTCTCTTGGTTGGGAGGTTTATGCCACCTTCAAATTGTTCGTGTTTGATCAGATACGGGACAAGTTCTTGACCATTCAAG ATGCTGAAGGGACGATTAGAAGATTCCATGACATTAAGATGGAATGGGGCTTTGACAAATTTCTCCCTCTTGATTCTTTCAATAATCTTCCTAATGGATACCTTGTCAATGATTGTTGTGTATTTGGTGCTGAGGTTTTTGTTCATGAACGTAGTGCCAAACGAGACTATCTGTCCATGATAAAAGAACCTTCTAACCGAATTATGACTTGGAAGATTGAAAACTATTCAACACAACAAGATAAAGTACCCATTTATTCCCGCATATACGTTGTTGGAGATTTAAAATg GAAACTACTGGTTTATCCCAAGGGAATTCATGACGGAGCAAACAAAGCCATTTCCGTCTTCCTCTACTCAGTTGATTGTGTTACACCAGACCTCAAAATTTTTGCAGAATTCAAGCTGCGGATAAAGGACCAAATCAACCATAAACATGcagaagaaaaaa CTAAATACTGGTTCTCTGCCGCATTTAGCGACTGGGGTTTTTCGCAACTTTTGCTTCGAAAAGATCTTGAAGACAAGGGGTTTCTTGTTGATGATACCTTGATTGTAGAAGCAGAAATTATGGTTATGTCTATTGCAAAGTAG